One window from the genome of Rhizoctonia solani chromosome 15, complete sequence encodes:
- a CDS encoding Ras-related protein Rab-4B, whose product MAEPYDEAAATEMVEAYDFLLKFIVIGEAGSGKSCLLHQFTQNSFKEHSQHTIGVEFSSRTINIGEKRVKLQLWDTAGQERFRSVTRSYYRGAAACLLVYDITSRSSFLNLSRWLADARALGSSQLVTVLVGNKTDREEEREVEWSEASKWASENDVHFIETSSLTGDNIEKPFALAARAILLSIEGGQLDPEKCSFIVARPFTINQLYPCNQLDKSIIIIRLIVFISHQTIITFTPNHTSIILPASLPHEFTV is encoded by the exons ATGGCCGAACCCTACGATGAAGCGGCTGCAACAGAAATGGTTGAAGCGTATG ATTTCTTGCTAAAGTTTATTGTCATTG GGGAGGCTGGAAGTGGGAAGTCTTGCCTTTTGCACCAATTTACGCAAAATTCGT TTAAAGAACATTCACAGCATACCATCGGAGTTGAATTCTCTAGCAGAACAATAAATATCGGCGAGAAACGAGTTAAACTCCAATTATGGGACACGGCTGGTCAGGAGCGGTTTCGTTCAGTAACGAGGAGCTATTATAGGGGTGCCGCAGCCTGCCTTCTCGTATACGATATAACCAG TCGGTCATCGTTCTTGAATTTATCGCGCTGGTTAGCAGATGCACGAGCGCTTGGGAGTTCTCAGCTCGTCACAGTACTGGTGGGAAATAAGACAGACCGAGAAGAGGAGAGGGAAGTCGAGTGGAGTGAGGCGAGCAAATGGGCATCGGAGAACG ACGTACATTTTATCGAAACGTCCAGCCTAACAGGTGATAATATCGAGAAGCCGTTTGCCCTCGCCGCGAGGGCAATACTATTGAGCATCGAGGGTGGCCAGTTGGATCCTGAAAAG TGCTCATTTATTGTCGCGCGGCCATTTACCATAAACCAATTATATCCCTGCAATCAACTCGACAAATCCATTATCATTATTCGACTAATTGTTTTTATCTCGCATCAAACGATTATCACTTTCACCCCCAATCATACCTCCATTATCCTCCCTGCATCATTACCCCACGAATTTACCGTCTAG
- a CDS encoding RNA-directed DNA polymerase from transposon BS: MTREVLAGLRMLADTVKGMTMRHARILYISCVRPILTYGSLLWFHGNHQKSLSDPIQKAQNVGIRWLTGAFKTTPTAALHHLASIPPIHVHLHRLNTNAAAKLRALPKLAEISRRLPPSWDSHDPSLPLSPVPKRHTTTTPSPITRLAALSHPEAEFQTPYLKPPWCPDNPFPGRLICAFPPGGSSKTRRAKTAENANRLIDALAHEGTLIGFSDGSKEVRSGVRKVGVRYSVQWKKSEIAKFSGGIGPRADIFDAEMLALALIARRCVRFAKSHNIHKIHVFSDNLAAVRIINRAEPHPAQYASTLFRKEVHAFLANDPRRSFVVQWIPGHSKIEGNERADRLASAGLDLCPTSLFNRTTTWAKCRATQRASRAWGKIWADSTHSETVRKHIPRPPSLKLHPIFNSPGLPRSVSSRLVHVMTGHGWFGEYKDRMPFIDGPSKCLCGEQIQSVPHLLFLCPLTEDSRKILTNAAPDLNPSTLFGSTKGLEAVAKFILHSGIGLYS; this comes from the coding sequence ATGACACGTGAAGTCCTGGCTGGCCTTCGAATGCTTGCCGATACAGTCAAGGGCATGACAATGCGGCACGCACGCATCCTTTACATCTCGTGCGTGCGACCGATCCTCACATATGGCTCGCTCCTGTGGTTCCACGGCAACCACCAAAAGTCCCTATCCGACCCAATCCAGAAGGCACAAAATGTGGGGATTCGGTGGCTAACAGGTGCCTTCAAAACAACCCCCACCGCCGCTCTCCACCACCTCGCGTCCATCCCACCCATCCATGTCCACCTCCACAGACTCAACACCAACGCGGCCGCCAAACTCAGAGCTCTCCCCAAACTCGCCGAAATCAGCCGTCGTCTCCCCCCATCTTGGGACTCACACGACCCATCCTTACCGCTCTCCCCTGTGCCCAAACGTCATACGACAACAACGCCATCCCCCATCACCCGACTCGCAGCACTCTCCCATCCAGAAGCCGAATTCCAAACCCCCTACCTCAAACCCCCATGGTGCCCCGATAACCCGTTCCCCGGCAGACTGATATGTGCGTTCCCCCCCGGTGGCTCCTCGAAAACCCGCCGTGCAAAGACCGCCGAGAACGCCAATCGCCTGATCGACGCACTCGCGCACGAAGGCACTCTGATTGGCTTCTCGGATGGTTCGAAAGAAGTTCGGTCAGGGGTTCGCAAGGTCGGAGTCAGATACAGCGTCCAATGGAAAAAATCAGAAATTGCCAAGTTCAGCGGCGGTATTGGGCCCCGCGCAGACATCTTCGACGCCGAAATGCTCGCCCTCGCACTAATAGCACGAAGATGCGTGCGGTTCGCCAAGTCCCACAACATCCACAAAATTCACGTCTTTTCGGACAACTTAGCGGCTGTGCGCATCATCAACCGAGCGGAGCCGCACCCCGCTCAGTACGCCTCAACCCTGTTCCGTAAGGAAGTCCACGCTTTCCTTGCGAACGACCCGAGACGATCCTTCGTGGTCCAATGGATCCCCGGCCACTCCAAAATTGAAGGAAACGAGCGCGCGGACAGGTTAGCTAGCGCGGGCCTCGACCTCTGCCCCACTTCGCTCTTCAATCGCACTACAACGTGGGCTAAGTGCCGAGCCACCCAACGGGCCTCCAGGGCATGGGGAAAAATTTGGGCGGATAGTACACACTCTGAAACCGTGCGAAAGCACATTCCCCGACCCCCCTCTCTCAAACTCCACCCCATTTTCAATTCCCCCGGCCTCCCCCGATCAGTCTCATCCCGCCTCGTTCATGTGATGACGGGTCACGGTTGGTTTGGCGAATACAAAGACCGAATGCCATTCATCGATGGCCCCTCCAAATGCTTGTGCGGAGAACAAATCCAAAGCGTCCCCCACCTCCTATTCCTGTGCCCCCTCACGGAGGACAGCCGTAAAATTCTTACCAACGCTGCACCAGACCTAAACCCCTCCACTCTCTTCGGCTCTACCAAAGGACTGGAGGCGGTGGCGAAATTCATACTTCACTCTGGAATCGGACTTTATAGTTAA
- a CDS encoding Cys/Met metabolism PLP-dependent enzyme, protein MANHSAGFDTRAVHVGAECDPGTGAVVSPIYLASTYKQDGVGKNKGYAYTRVDNPNRNQLEKLLASLELGGGSAIAFPAGSSATANAVQALGQNPHIICIDDVYGGTYTYLTRIANEVQGLETTFVDLERSSDEEIIACFRENTKMVWLELPTNPSLRVIDISRIVRLTRAHPSNPLVLIDNTFLSPFYLSPFLLGVDIILHSLTKYVNGHSDVLMGALVFPAEPNHPHATAYARRARFLQVFSGAVPSPHDCWLAHRGAKTMHLRMQAHGRNALKIATYLQSIAGPNSAVESVTYPGLATHPRYEVALRQLSPTAKEYIDNLSPNETSEGIPYGGMITFRIKGGIDAVETFFNHSHYFPLAFSLGGVESLGQIPAGMPEAQRLSLGITPNLIRLSIGIEDPKDLIADIRQALQAAVPSFVPDEPEPANTTQAI, encoded by the exons ATGGCGAACCATAGCGCTGGATTTGACACTCGTGCAGTACATGTTGGTGCAGAATGCGATCCTGGGACAGGTGCAGTTGTTAGTCCTATTTACCTAGCCTCCACGTACAAGCAAGATGGCGTCGGGAAAAATAAG GgttacgcatatactcgtGTAGACAACCCCAATCGGAATCAACTGGAGAAATTGCTCGCCTCCCTTGAATTGGGTGGGGGAAGCGCCATCGCATTCCCTGCAGGATCTTCTGCAACGGCAAACGCTGTACAAGCACTTGGCCAGAACCCTCATATCATATGTATAGATGATGTTTACGGCGGTACATACAC ATATCTGACCCGGATCGCCAATGAGGTACAGGGACTCGAAACTACGTTTGTCGATCTAGAAAGAAGTTCTGACGAAGAAATAATAGCATGCTTCCGAGAGAATACCAAG ATGGTCTGGCTTGAGCTACCCACGAACCCCTCACTGCGTGTTATCGACATTTCTAGAATTGTCCGGCTTACTCGCGCTCACCCCTCGAACCCTCTTGTACTCATAGACAACACTTTTTTGTCCCCGTTTTATTTATCTCCGTTCCTTCTTGGGGTCGACATTATTCTACACAGCCTAACCAAATATGTCAACGGTCACTCTGACGTTCTGATGGGTGCCCTTGTTTTTCCTGCGGAGCCCAATCACCCACATGCCACAGCGTATGCCAGGCGTGCTCGCTTTCTCCAAGTATTCTCAGGAGCCGTACCAAGTCCTCATGACTGCTGGCTAGCTCACCGTGGGGCAAAAACCATGCATCTTCGGATGCAAGCTCATGGTCGAAATGCTCTCAAAATTGCCACATACCTCCAGTCGATCGCAGGGCCCAACTCAGCTGTAGAGTCTGTTACATATCCTGGCCTAGCCACTCACCCACGCTATGAAGTCGCCCTTAGACAACTCTCTCCCACTGCCAAGGAATACATCGACAACTTGTCTCCCAATGAAACTTCCGAAGGTATCCCATATGGTGGGATGATCACATTCAGGATTAAAGGAGGCATAGATGCGGTAGAGACTTTCTTCAATCATAGCCACTATTTTCCGCTAGCCTTTAGTCTAGGTGGGGTGGAGAGCCTGGGTCAAATACCGGCG GGCATGCCCGAGGCTCAGCGTCTTTCACTAGGAATTACGCCTAATCTGATCCGCCTAAGTATCGGAATTGAAGATCCAAAAGATCTCATTGCGGACATCAGACAAGCGCTTCAGGCTGCAGTGCCCAGCTTTGTCCCCGATGAGCCAGAACCTGCGAATACAACTCAGGCCATATGA